The genomic stretch ATTAGTTAATACACCGTTTTTACCGACTAAATGGTGCTGACTGATGTAATCTTCTAAAGTTTTCGGTCTAATTCTTTCTGCCAAAGGTTCATTCATGCTGTAAAAATAGTAAAGTTTTATGACAGATGTTGTTAATTTCTATTTTGGTAAAATTTTTGATATTTTTAAAACTATATGGAACAAGAAAATCAATTAAATACATCAAAATCTATCTTTTTTATACCTGTACTTTATGTAATTGCTATTTGGGTTATATATTGGATAGAAATAAAATTTAATTTCAATTTTAATAAATTCGGAATTTTACCTCGAAATTTTCAAGGATTAAGAGGTGTGTTTTTCACTCATTTTATTCATAGTGATACTAAACACCTTTTTAATAATTCTATTCCGTTATTTGTGTTACTACTTAGTCTTTTTTACTTTTATAGAGATATAGGCTTAAAAATATTAATTTATGGAGGTGTTTTATCTGGTGCTTTAACTTGGATTATTGCCCGAGAATCTTACCATATTGGTGCCAGCGGAATCGTTTATTTATTATTTAGTTTTGTTTTTTTCAGCGGAATTATTAGAAAACATTATAGATTAGTTGCCCTCTCTCTAATAATTATTTTTTTATACGGAAGTATGATTTGGTATGTGTTACCAATTAAAGAAGGTATGTCTTGGGAAGGACATTTATCTGGCTTTATTATGGGATTTCTATTTTCTATTATTTATAGAAAAAAAGGGATTGTTAAAAAAGAATATCAATTTAGTAAAACTGAATTTGATACTTACTTTGATGAAGAAGGAAATTATATTCCTCCAGAACTTAACAGTGAAGTAGAGGAGGAGTTATAATTTATTTATGCCATTCTTTGTCTTACTGTTTCATATAAAAAAGCTCCACAAGCAACAGAAACATTTAAAGAAGCGATTTCACCTAATAAAGGTAATTTTGCTTTATAATCCACCATTTTAAGTATTGACGGGTTCACACCTCTATGCTCAGAACCCATAACGATTGCTATTGGTTGATTTAAATCAACTTGATATAAAGAATCATCTGTTTTTTCAGTTGCCGCAACTGTTTTAATTTCTGCAGATTGAAGAATGAATAATGCATCTTTTATATGATCTACTTTACAAATAGGAATTTTAAAAGCTGCACCAGCAGAAGTTTTAATAGTTTCTGCATTTACAGGAGCACTTCCATTCTTTTGAACAATAATTCCGTTAACACCTGTGCATTCTGCAGTTCTTATTATAGCTCCAAAATTTCTAACATCAGATAGCTGATCTAATAATAAGAAAAGAGGTTTCTTATCACTTTCTAAAGTTTTTTCAATTAAAGTTTCTAAATCATGAAATTCTATAGGAGAAATTTGAGCAACAGCACCTTGATGGTTGTTGTTTTTAGATAAACGATTCAATTTTTCTACAGGCACCATACTTGTAGTTAATTTTTTTTCTTTTATCAATTTAT from Polaribacter marinaquae encodes the following:
- a CDS encoding rhomboid family intramembrane serine protease, which produces MEQENQLNTSKSIFFIPVLYVIAIWVIYWIEIKFNFNFNKFGILPRNFQGLRGVFFTHFIHSDTKHLFNNSIPLFVLLLSLFYFYRDIGLKILIYGGVLSGALTWIIARESYHIGASGIVYLLFSFVFFSGIIRKHYRLVALSLIIIFLYGSMIWYVLPIKEGMSWEGHLSGFIMGFLFSIIYRKKGIVKKEYQFSKTEFDTYFDEEGNYIPPELNSEVEEEL
- the rlmB gene encoding 23S rRNA (guanosine(2251)-2'-O)-methyltransferase RlmB, which encodes MNNEMTNIFGIRAIIEAIESGSTINKIYLQKGLRGNLFYELDKLIKEKKLTTSMVPVEKLNRLSKNNNHQGAVAQISPIEFHDLETLIEKTLESDKKPLFLLLDQLSDVRNFGAIIRTAECTGVNGIIVQKNGSAPVNAETIKTSAGAAFKIPICKVDHIKDALFILQSAEIKTVAATEKTDDSLYQVDLNQPIAIVMGSEHRGVNPSILKMVDYKAKLPLLGEIASLNVSVACGAFLYETVRQRMA